A genomic stretch from Hypnocyclicus thermotrophus includes:
- the lpxC gene encoding UDP-3-O-acyl-N-acetylglucosamine deacetylase yields the protein MKRKTISKNLKYKGIGLHKGEDIILRLKPAPVNTGIVFYRKDLKDGENKIVLDIDNVFDLTRGTNLINEYKASVYTIEHFLSSLYVFGITDIIVEIDGNELPIIDGSSKKFIELIKENIKEYKEEVEELIIKKPIYVTHGDKHVVGLPYDGYKITYSVNYNHSYLKSQLLEIEVNVDNYVNEISGARTFCFDYEIEYLKANNLALGGSLDNAIVIKKDGILNPGGLRYQDEFVRHKILDLIGDLKVLNRPIKGHIIAVKAGHAINIDFARELVKNFL from the coding sequence GGAGAAGATATCATTTTAAGACTTAAACCAGCTCCGGTTAATACTGGAATAGTTTTTTATAGAAAAGACTTAAAAGATGGGGAAAATAAAATAGTTTTAGATATAGATAATGTATTTGATTTAACTAGAGGAACAAATTTAATTAATGAATATAAAGCATCTGTTTATACAATAGAACATTTTTTATCATCACTTTATGTATTTGGGATAACAGATATTATTGTTGAAATAGACGGTAATGAATTACCTATTATAGATGGAAGTTCTAAAAAATTTATAGAATTAATAAAAGAAAATATAAAAGAATATAAAGAAGAGGTTGAAGAATTGATTATAAAAAAACCTATATATGTTACACATGGTGATAAACATGTAGTAGGACTTCCTTATGATGGATATAAAATTACTTATTCTGTCAATTATAATCACTCGTACTTAAAATCTCAATTACTTGAAATAGAAGTAAATGTAGATAACTATGTAAATGAAATTTCAGGAGCTAGAACTTTTTGTTTTGATTATGAAATAGAATATTTAAAGGCAAACAATTTAGCACTTGGTGGAAGCTTGGATAATGCAATTGTAATAAAAAAAGATGGAATATTAAATCCAGGAGGGCTTCGATATCAAGATGAATTTGTTAGACATAAAATTTTAGATCTAATAGGAGATTTAAAAGTATTAAATAGACCTATAAAAGGTCATATTATAGCAGTAAAAGCAGGACATGCAATAAATATTGATTTTGCAAGAGAGTTAGTTAAAAATTTTTTATAA
- the fabZ gene encoding 3-hydroxyacyl-ACP dehydratase FabZ, whose protein sequence is MKLDVMEIMKRIPHRYPFLLVDRIEELEPNKRVVAYKNVTINEDFFNGHFPGHPIMPGVLIIEGMAQALGVCTMPEGEEKVPYFMAINNVKFRKPVRPGDKLIYDVVVDKLKGKILKATGKALVDGEIVAQAELMFSIMDK, encoded by the coding sequence ATGAAATTAGATGTTATGGAAATAATGAAAAGAATACCACACAGATACCCATTTTTATTAGTTGATAGAATTGAAGAATTAGAGCCAAATAAAAGAGTAGTTGCATATAAAAATGTAACTATAAATGAGGATTTTTTTAATGGACACTTTCCAGGTCATCCAATAATGCCAGGAGTATTAATAATAGAAGGTATGGCACAAGCTTTAGGTGTTTGTACAATGCCTGAAGGAGAAGAAAAAGTACCATATTTTATGGCAATAAATAATGTTAAATTTAGAAAACCTGTAAGACCAGGAGATAAATTAATTTATGATGTAGTAGTAGATAAATTAAAAGGTAAAATATTAAAAGCTACAGGAAAAGCTCTAGTAGATGGAGAAATAGTAGCTCAAGCAGAACTTATGTTCTCGATTATGGACAAATAA